A window of the Coleofasciculaceae cyanobacterium genome harbors these coding sequences:
- a CDS encoding diguanylate cyclase encodes MSTTLLEKTILLALKQHQYIKEAKHIAQQVRLQIKVLKIAHINSSLDLYVTLSFWVSCCIPNSNLSFDVLVAAADRGLYQAKEMGRNRVVEYEIKPE; translated from the coding sequence ATGTCTACCACGTTACTAGAAAAAACAATTTTGTTGGCTCTAAAACAGCATCAATATATCAAAGAGGCAAAACACATAGCGCAACAAGTACGTTTACAGATTAAGGTTTTAAAAATTGCTCATATTAATTCTTCCCTAGATCTTTACGTAACACTTTCGTTTTGGGTGTCGTGCTGTATTCCCAATTCTAATTTGAGTTTTGATGTGTTGGTAGCAGCAGCAGATCGAGGTTTGTATCAAGCAAAAGAAATGGGACGCAACCGAGTTGTAGAATATGAGATTAAGCCAGAATAA